The following are encoded together in the Streptomyces tsukubensis genome:
- a CDS encoding heparinase II/III domain-containing protein has product MTSQRPVPTTTTASPSDTHDTRDAHDTRDAHDTRDAHDTRDAHDTRDAHDTGFPSLRRWFPPSLVASRMPDIGTWSPVPPSTDPEAWAVVDGATRARVLETATSALGRPWPALPASLYARFARDGDRSDHQTPVFARRARLAHAVLATALCPRHDSRREALLDDVMDGVWALCEETTWAWPAHDFRVLGPGPGLLADPDRPTLDLGASGTAALLALTDATVGDELDGVDPVVRRRLRREVATRVLRPYRTRREWGWYDGSTAKLNNWNPWIHSELLLATALTEEDHEHRVDLVCHILRGLDNYLRAQPGDGGCDEGPHYWWRAGASLFECLETTTSLLGTGDGVFAHPLIRAMGRYPVATWIGDGWAVNFADGPARPREAAPALLYRFGRRTAQPEVSAHARALRTDSEPAIPADGDAFDLRRTLDALFDTQWRTAPPTAFPLPVHTWLPQTQVMVARAHQGDTAGLLVAAKAGRNDESHNHNDVGTFIVALDGRPLLVDAGVGTYRRETFSRQRYTIWSMTSEYHNVPVVNGLGQPPGAMFRAADVTGRHTEDTDELTCDLAPAYPPRARLRTWRRTVRLVRGADERVEIGDTWHCREIPHSLSLHLLVAGELEPRSDGRATVSPPEGRSLSLTWDSTAFTAETETIPLTDPAFTRVWGTELHRLILTARRPASRGEHLLVARSLTSGPR; this is encoded by the coding sequence ATGACCTCACAGCGGCCCGTGCCCACCACGACCACCGCGTCCCCGTCCGACACCCACGACACCCGTGACGCTCATGACACCCGTGACGCTCATGACACCCGCGACGCGCACGACACCCGCGACGCGCACGACACCCGCGACGCGCACGACACCGGATTCCCGTCCCTGAGACGGTGGTTCCCGCCGTCGCTCGTCGCCTCCCGGATGCCGGACATCGGCACCTGGAGCCCCGTGCCTCCCTCGACGGACCCAGAGGCATGGGCCGTCGTCGACGGTGCCACGCGAGCGCGCGTACTGGAGACCGCCACATCCGCTCTCGGCCGACCCTGGCCCGCACTGCCCGCGTCGCTGTACGCACGCTTCGCACGCGACGGCGACCGCTCCGACCACCAGACACCCGTCTTCGCCCGACGCGCGCGCCTGGCCCACGCCGTACTCGCCACCGCACTGTGTCCCCGGCACGACAGCCGCAGGGAGGCATTGCTCGACGACGTCATGGACGGCGTGTGGGCGTTGTGCGAGGAGACGACCTGGGCCTGGCCCGCACACGACTTCCGTGTCCTCGGCCCAGGCCCCGGGCTGCTCGCCGACCCGGACCGACCCACCTTGGATCTGGGAGCATCCGGCACGGCGGCCCTGCTCGCTCTCACCGACGCGACAGTGGGCGACGAACTCGACGGCGTCGACCCGGTGGTACGTCGAAGGCTGCGCCGTGAGGTGGCCACACGCGTACTGCGTCCCTACCGCACGCGGCGGGAATGGGGCTGGTACGACGGTTCGACCGCCAAGCTCAACAACTGGAACCCGTGGATCCACTCCGAGCTGCTGCTCGCCACCGCGCTCACCGAGGAGGACCATGAACACCGCGTGGACCTCGTCTGCCACATCCTGCGGGGCCTGGACAACTATCTCCGGGCGCAGCCGGGCGACGGCGGCTGCGACGAAGGGCCGCACTACTGGTGGCGGGCGGGGGCCAGCCTCTTCGAGTGCCTGGAGACCACCACGTCCTTACTGGGCACAGGCGACGGCGTCTTCGCCCACCCGCTCATCCGTGCGATGGGCCGTTATCCCGTGGCCACCTGGATCGGTGACGGATGGGCCGTCAACTTCGCGGACGGGCCCGCCCGGCCGCGAGAGGCCGCTCCGGCACTGCTCTACCGGTTCGGGCGACGCACCGCTCAGCCGGAGGTGAGCGCGCACGCACGGGCCCTGCGCACGGACTCGGAGCCGGCGATTCCCGCCGACGGTGACGCGTTCGACCTGCGCCGCACCCTGGACGCGCTCTTCGACACGCAATGGCGTACGGCACCGCCCACCGCGTTCCCCCTCCCCGTACACACCTGGCTGCCACAGACCCAGGTGATGGTGGCGCGCGCCCACCAGGGCGACACCGCGGGCCTGTTGGTGGCGGCGAAGGCCGGACGCAACGACGAGAGCCATAACCACAACGATGTCGGCACGTTCATCGTCGCCCTCGACGGCCGTCCACTCCTCGTGGACGCGGGTGTCGGGACGTACCGCAGAGAGACCTTCAGCCGACAGCGCTACACGATCTGGTCGATGACCAGCGAGTACCACAACGTTCCTGTCGTCAACGGTCTCGGGCAGCCGCCGGGAGCGATGTTCCGGGCCGCCGACGTGACCGGCCGGCACACCGAGGACACCGACGAGCTGACGTGCGACCTCGCCCCCGCCTACCCGCCGCGGGCCCGGCTGCGGACGTGGCGCAGAACCGTGCGCCTCGTGCGCGGCGCGGACGAGCGCGTCGAGATCGGCGACACCTGGCACTGCCGCGAAATTCCGCACTCGCTCTCCCTGCACCTGCTCGTGGCGGGGGAGCTGGAACCGCGGTCCGACGGCAGGGCCACCGTCTCCCCGCCGGAGGGCCGAAGTCTCTCCCTCACCTGGGACAGCACGGCCTTCACCGCCGAGACGGAGACGATCCCGCTGACAGATCCTGCCTTCACTCGCGTATGGGGAACCGAACTGCACCGGCTGATCCTCACCGCCCGCCGACCGGCGAGCCGGGGCGAGCACCTGCTCGTCGCACGCTCCCTCACGTCAGGCCCTCGGTGA
- a CDS encoding SGNH/GDSL hydrolase family protein: MEPLLSTSTSTSTPTPPPTRDRPGARVMPLGDSITDGHAAYPGGYRVALWKRLTAEQYDIDFVGSMTNGPADLGALHHEGHSGWRIDQLDAHVGSWLRRSEPHTVLLLIGTNDVNQNYDIDHAPTRLSALIDHIRAAAPHCELFVSTVPPQPDPVRERGIRSYNAAIPQLIAQKGPRVHLVDMWAALTTADLADGVHPSRAGHEKMAAAWYQALRTVPAALAPLAERADTAPPR; encoded by the coding sequence ATGGAACCGCTGCTGTCCACCTCCACGTCCACGTCCACACCCACGCCCCCACCCACGCGGGATCGGCCCGGGGCACGCGTCATGCCGCTCGGCGATTCCATCACCGACGGACACGCCGCATACCCCGGCGGCTACCGCGTCGCGCTGTGGAAACGCCTGACCGCCGAGCAGTACGACATCGACTTCGTCGGCTCCATGACCAACGGCCCCGCCGACCTCGGCGCTCTTCACCACGAAGGGCACTCCGGCTGGCGCATCGACCAGTTGGACGCCCACGTCGGCTCCTGGCTGAGGCGGAGCGAGCCCCACACCGTCCTGCTGCTCATCGGCACGAACGACGTGAACCAGAACTACGACATCGACCACGCGCCCACCCGGCTGTCCGCACTGATCGACCACATCCGCGCGGCCGCACCCCACTGCGAACTCTTCGTGTCAACCGTCCCACCCCAGCCCGATCCCGTGCGCGAGCGCGGGATCCGGAGCTATAACGCGGCGATCCCGCAGCTCATCGCCCAGAAGGGCCCACGCGTGCATCTGGTGGACATGTGGGCCGCGTTGACCACCGCGGACCTCGCCGATGGCGTTCACCCGAGCCGAGCCGGCCACGAGAAGATGGCCGCTGCCTGGTACCAAGCCCTGCGGACCGTACCCGCCGCGCTCGCCCCGCTCGCCGAACGTGCGGACACGGCCCCGCCGCGGTGA